The following coding sequences are from one Ramlibacter henchirensis window:
- the tsaB gene encoding tRNA (adenosine(37)-N6)-threonylcarbamoyltransferase complex dimerization subunit type 1 TsaB, translated as MNLLAFDTSTEALSIAVAHGDAPVLEYLGRGGANASAALIPQAMTLLGRAGLTLRELDAVVFGCGPGSFTGLRTACSVAQGLALGAGVPVLPVETLMAVAEDARRLMGATDVLALLDARMDEVYAARYRHDGRLWRRDGDIALTAPQALQLPPDSLLAGNVFAAYGSRIPMEGRQAVVTTPLAAALLRLAPGLLADGEGRPAEQALPLYVRDKVAQTTAEREAVRAAAAAQARMSP; from the coding sequence TTGAACCTGCTCGCGTTCGACACCAGCACCGAAGCCCTGAGCATCGCCGTCGCCCACGGCGATGCGCCCGTGCTCGAGTACCTGGGCCGGGGCGGCGCCAACGCCTCGGCCGCGCTGATCCCGCAGGCCATGACCCTGCTCGGACGCGCCGGCCTCACGCTGCGCGAACTCGACGCGGTGGTGTTCGGTTGCGGGCCGGGGTCTTTCACCGGGCTGCGCACGGCGTGTTCGGTGGCACAGGGCCTGGCGCTCGGCGCGGGCGTGCCGGTGCTGCCGGTCGAGACCCTCATGGCCGTCGCCGAAGATGCGCGGCGCCTCATGGGCGCGACCGATGTGCTGGCCTTGCTCGATGCGCGCATGGATGAGGTGTACGCGGCCCGTTACCGCCACGACGGCCGGCTCTGGCGGCGCGACGGCGACATCGCGCTCACCGCGCCGCAGGCGCTGCAGCTGCCGCCGGACTCCCTCCTGGCGGGCAACGTCTTCGCGGCATACGGCAGCCGCATCCCGATGGAGGGCCGCCAGGCCGTGGTCACGACGCCGCTCGCGGCGGCTCTGCTGAGGCTCGCGCCGGGCCTGCTGGCGGACGGCGAGGGGCGCCCCGCCGAGCAGGCCCTGCCGCTCTATGTGCGTGACAAGGTGGCGCAGACCACGGCAGAACGCGAGGCGGTCCGCGCGGCGGCGGCTGCGCAGGCCAGAATGTCGCCATGA
- the rimI gene encoding ribosomal protein S18-alanine N-acetyltransferase: protein MSAVLDTREAAFEPMTEARLGQVLPIERSAYEHPWTSGNFADSLRAGYEAQLLCAGDEVLGYFVAMKGVDEVHLLNLTVAPHLQGQGWGRLMLDALAIWSRGQGAQWLWLEVRVGNVRAQKVYERSGFRRVGQRKAYYPSSAGRREDAIVMSLKL from the coding sequence ATGAGCGCCGTCCTGGACACCCGCGAAGCGGCTTTCGAGCCCATGACCGAGGCGCGGCTCGGCCAGGTGCTGCCGATCGAGCGCAGCGCCTACGAGCATCCCTGGACCTCTGGCAACTTCGCCGACTCGCTGCGCGCGGGCTATGAAGCGCAGCTGCTGTGCGCGGGCGACGAGGTGCTGGGCTACTTCGTGGCGATGAAGGGCGTCGACGAGGTCCACCTGCTCAACCTGACCGTCGCGCCGCACTTGCAGGGGCAGGGCTGGGGCCGGTTGATGCTGGATGCGCTGGCCATCTGGTCGCGCGGCCAGGGAGCGCAGTGGCTCTGGCTCGAAGTGCGCGTGGGCAACGTGCGGGCGCAGAAGGTTTATGAGCGCAGCGGCTTCCGGCGCGTGGGCCAGCGCAAGGCGTACTACCCGTCCTCTGCAGGACGGCGCGAAGACGCCATCGTGATGAGTCTCAAGCTGTGA